The Manduca sexta isolate Smith_Timp_Sample1 chromosome 24, JHU_Msex_v1.0, whole genome shotgun sequence nucleotide sequence TGGTGCCAATATAAAAAGAAGGCAGAGGCAATGAGGTCCCTATGTTTATAAAAACGTATGTCTACTGAaggcaagtttttttttaaattattatgccTTGCATTTCTAAAACAATGTGCTAagttcaaaactttaaataggTGATTACCACCACATGTGTggaatacaaaaacaatatcaataatcGCAATTTATTTAATCGAAACACCCTTTTGTGTCAATGTGTTGTCCTCATAAGTCTCAAGAACATCAGCCAAGTGCTCGTTATCCCTGGGTTTCTTGAATTGTCTTCGTTTCTGTGCTGGCCTCTTGCGCTTGGGAGCTACTGGCTTCCTAGGCCCGTGGTCCTGCATGGACTTGATGCCTTGTTTCTCTAAATATTCCTCGATCTTGGCGTCGTCCATTGCGTCTACTGCTGTAGCGCGCCATAACTTTACGAACTCTTCGTCTACCTGAAGAAAGTGTATACGCAACCATTTATAAGAttcatattttcaattattatggTTGTCTGTTTTAGGCGGGTATAGTTACATTGGATTGGGATAATACtgataccaaaaaaatatcagCAGATTAAGTATAGTTGGTTGGTATGCTAGTGTAGGCCATATACAGGGGTAGGGACTCGGTGTAATGCTCGCTCAATGATGcaatactcccgagtgtcgacattatAACactggtgaaaccaacataacttttccaaaaaaaaaatgtcgataTTGTCTCgagttaatttctttttatactacAATACGATTGATACAgtcaaaattataacttaattagTTCACACGtcacattcaataaaaaaataacttacgtCTAAAGTCGCTGTTTTgtcattataaaacaatattttctttttatccgTTGGCCTAGTTAtgtataatatctcttgcgccAAGTTCTTCAGAGCTCGCTCACAATGTGGTAAAGATTCCTGGACGTCTTCTAGCAGTATGCCACCGAGACCTTTCAGATCttgttgttttaataatctGGAAAATTAACATTGGTTTATATgcgatttgttttaaataaattcgtagctaagtatcaaaataaaaaaaaattggactCAAGATATATGATCTACATAAGTGGTTGATTgtttaataatgaatttaaaaaaaaaaagtatatacctcaataaagattttttgtcttttattttgtaaacaggtttaaatatgtatttgttgtCAGGTGTGCATTCTATTTTAGGATTATTCTGCAGTGCTTCTGTTTGCAGCCACTGAAAATTACGAGAACAGtaagttttacaaatatttacttacccattttgttttttttttattatattaaatgcagATTAAAAAGTTCTGCTATTTTATTACATGCAAGGATTATTGTGACGTGTATGACCAATCTTACTTTTGAATAGGATCTTAAGTAAACATTCTAAATACTGAACTGTCTAATTAACTATACTTGAGTTGTTTGAATACTTGTAATCAGAGCGAAGAGTTAGATCTATTAATACGGCCCTACGCTTAGATACccacacttttattttttaaatgatgtttttTTGGCTTGTTccaaaaaatatgtgttaaataGACCAGCCTACCTGTTTGACTTTATTCCCAACATCCAACTGATTAGTTTCATCCAAAACTTCGTCCAGGGTGAGAGGGTGGTCATCACCATCCTGATGCCTCGCTCTCATGTGTCTCACGATGCGGGCCAACACTCCAAATCGATAAGAGGAGCTGCCCGTCATCGTTTTAtagctaaaatattaaatggttAAAAAGTTAGAAATTAATTGAATCCCATATTTTAATCCtatgtattttacataaaaacgaTATCTACATGTAATATTGAAActgtagaaaataattaattaaattactgaatatttgagctttaaaaattaaaagtacattttataatcaataaaattatttgataccTGCTTTATTTAATACCCTGtatagtatacatatttttgtaaatgatgCTGATTCTTGATTTTATGAGGTTGGAAACTGTTTGCTTATAAGTTCAGTAGTAACAGGTAAACACATGGGGatatcagtttattttaataggatttccattttctttgtattttttgctAGAAACATAGTTTACAATACTATTGATTGGGGTTAATACAAAATCTAAATAACATTTCTTAAACTATAACAGCTGGAAAACAACTTTAGCACACTACTGATGGATGGTGTTCTGTTTGTCAGCTATTGTACCAATCAATTGTT carries:
- the LOC115446963 gene encoding transcription initiation factor IIE subunit beta, producing MDPALLREREAFKKKALATPTVEKKKKDESQFKDDSKKKSKSSSSSASAGPKLDASNYKTMTGSSSYRFGVLARIVRHMRARHQDGDDHPLTLDEVLDETNQLDVGNKVKQWLQTEALQNNPKIECTPDNKYIFKPVYKIKDKKSLLRLLKQQDLKGLGGILLEDVQESLPHCERALKNLAQEILYITRPTDKKKILFYNDKTATLDVDEEFVKLWRATAVDAMDDAKIEEYLEKQGIKSMQDHGPRKPVAPKRKRPAQKRRQFKKPRDNEHLADVLETYEDNTLTQKGVSIK